The Martelella endophytica genome contains the following window.
AAGCACCCGCCACAACTATGCCAGGACCTTCCGACATGGCTCTCGACGACCTGCTGAAACAGGAGGCGATCATTCCCGCCCTCAAGGCCAATTCCAAGAAGCAGCTGCTGCAGGAATTGTCTGCCCGGGCGGAGGCCATCACCGGTGTGCCCGAACGGGAAATCTTCGAGGTGGTGCTGCAGCGCGAACGTCTCGGCTCCACCGGTGTCGGCAATGGTATCGCCATTCCGCACGGCAAGCTGCCGAACCTCGATCACATCGTCGGCGTCTTCGCGCGCCTGTCGCATCCGGTCAATTTCGATGCGCTGGACGATCAGCCTGTCGATCTCGCCTTTCTGCTGCTTGCGCCTGAAGGCGCGGGCGCCGATCACCTCAAGGCACTGTCGCGCGTCGCGCGGCTTCTGCGCGACCCGGAACTGACCCGCAAGCTCCGCGCCTCCAATTCGGCAAGCGCCATCTACGCCTTCCTCAATTCGGACCCCGACACCTCGGCCGCCTGAGCGTCTTTGAGACCAAGGCGGGGCGATGCGCCGTCCCGGTTCTGGCTCTTATTCTCATCCATCCGTTGAACGGGTCAGCGTTTCCCAATCCGCAATTTCCTGCGTCATGTGTTCCAGCCGCTGGCGCACGAGCCCGAGCGCATCGCTGCCGAGCAATAGCTGCGGCGGCGGATTGTCGGAGGCCACAAGCGTCAGCACCGCCTCCGCCAGCTTGTCCGGATCGCCAAGCTGCTGACCGCTCTTTTCCTGGCGGGCCGTGCGGATCGGATCGAAAAGCGCATCATAGTCCGCAATCGACCGTTCGGTGCGGACCATCGAGCGACCCGCCCAGTCGGTCCGGAACGAACCCGGGCACAGCGCCGTCACGTGCACGCCGAAGGGCGCCATTTCAGCCCGCATGACCTCGGAAATACCCTGCAGGGCAAACTTGCTTTCACAGTAATAGGCGATCCCCGGCAGGGTGATCAGCCCGCCCATAGACGTCACGTTGACGATGAAGCCCGCGCGACGTTCGCGAAAGCGCGGCAGGAAGGCCTTGGCAACGGCGACGGCACCAAACACGTTGACGTCGAACTGACGACGCATCTCATCAAGGGAGGACTCCTCGAGAACTCCTTCATGACCGTAACCGGCATTGTTGATCAGCACGTCGACCGGCCCGTGCTCCGCTTCCGCCGTGGCGACGACATCCGGTATCCGGTCGAATTCCGTCACATCGCAGGAAACCACGCGAACCTCGGGCAGCCGTTCCAGAAGCGCGGTTCGGGCGGTTTCTGAGCGCACGGTCCCGATAACCCTGTGCCCCGCCTTGAGTGCGGCGGCGGCGATGGCAAAACCGAAACCGGAGTTCGCACCGGTGATGAAGAAGGTTTTGATTGACATGGAAGCCTCCTGAACTAAGTGAACGATGAATTGACAAATAATTCCGGATCACCCACCCAGACAGAGCAGATACTGTGAATACCTTGCACGATCCTATAAACGAGACCTTTCAAACCGCAATGACGGCGCTTGCCCTGCGGCTCGCACCGCGTCCCGGCTACAATCGCACGGCGCTCCCGTCCGTTCGCATTCTGAGGTCGAATACGGTTCTCGAGGATGTGCCCGTTCTCTACCGTCCCGGCGCGGTTTTCGTGCTTCAGGGCTCCAAGCAGGGCTT
Protein-coding sequences here:
- the ptsN gene encoding PTS IIA-like nitrogen regulatory protein PtsN, with product MALDDLLKQEAIIPALKANSKKQLLQELSARAEAITGVPEREIFEVVLQRERLGSTGVGNGIAIPHGKLPNLDHIVGVFARLSHPVNFDALDDQPVDLAFLLLAPEGAGADHLKALSRVARLLRDPELTRKLRASNSASAIYAFLNSDPDTSAA
- a CDS encoding oxidoreductase, which produces MSIKTFFITGANSGFGFAIAAAALKAGHRVIGTVRSETARTALLERLPEVRVVSCDVTEFDRIPDVVATAEAEHGPVDVLINNAGYGHEGVLEESSLDEMRRQFDVNVFGAVAVAKAFLPRFRERRAGFIVNVTSMGGLITLPGIAYYCESKFALQGISEVMRAEMAPFGVHVTALCPGSFRTDWAGRSMVRTERSIADYDALFDPIRTARQEKSGQQLGDPDKLAEAVLTLVASDNPPPQLLLGSDALGLVRQRLEHMTQEIADWETLTRSTDG